The bacterium genome contains the following window.
CCACTTCGGCCACGGTCCAGCGATGAGCGAGATCCGTACGCACGACGCGTTCGACGCGAACCGACGCATCGACTCCGGCTTCGAGGTTGGTCGGTGCAGAGCTGCGAACCAGCAGCTCGTCGAGACCCTTCATCGGCTCCCGACGAGCGTGAAATTCCCGGTACTCCATGCGCCAGCGCCCGCTGTCCCCCGCGGGAAATTGCTGCGCAACCGCATCCTCGCTGTAGACGAGCTTCTCGGGCTCCTGACTGCCGGGAAGGCAGGCGGTGAGACCTCTACAGCCGAGCAGTTGAAACATCTGCAGGTGGATGGCCAGCACCAGCAGGCTCTCCTCGCGTAGGGGTGCACCGCTCCGGGCGAAATGCTGGAGTTCGATCATCCGTTCAGCGCGCTGCAGCACGCGCACCCCGTGGTCAGAGTGGATGAAACGACCGAACCGCTGCTCCTTGTCGATGAAGTCATCGACGTCGCGCGAGTTGAGCATCACAAAGAGCAGGGGCTGGTCGGTTGTGTCGGGAAACACGGCAGGCAAGGCGAACAGGGCTTGCTCTCCACCGCGCTGTACCACCTCGCGCAGCATCAAGCGCTGATGTTCAATCGGCACCCCGACGGGGCTGGCCAGGGCTTCTGCGGATACAGCATCGGGGAGCCCGCCGTTCTGGCGAAGCCACTCGGCCGGAGCCGATGCAATAAAAGCATGGACGAATTTGGACACCGGACATCCCCAGGATAGCCGGAGGGGGCCGCGAGCGGCAACGCCGGCAGCCTGGCACAAACGACTGGCGCGAGGATGCAAGGCACCGAAGGGGAATTCCGGGAAGATCGGGCTCCGTATTGGCTACCGGAGGCAGGAAAATGCGAATTGCCGACAAGAGAATTCTGGTCACGGGAGGAACGACGGGAATCGGATGGGCGCTCGCGCGGGCGTTGCTCGAGCACGGCGCCCGGGTCTTCCTCTGCGGTCGCGATCCGGCTCGGCTCGATCGTGCCTTGGAAAGACTACCCGGGGCCCTGGGGGCCGTTTGCGACATAGGCCATGCAGGCGGACTCCCTGCCCTGCTGGAAAACGCGGTCTGTGAACTCGGCGGCCTCGACCTGCTGGTGAACAACGCCGGCCTTCAACAGTCGCTCGATTTTACCGAAGGTGCGGAAACGTTCAGCGAGACCTATGCCGAACCCGAAGCCTTCGAGCGCTTGCGCCGCGAGATCTCGGTGAACTTCACCGGGCCCGCCCAGTTGATCTACCTGGCGCTCCCTCACTTGCTTCGCGGCGAAGAGCCTGCGGTTGTCAACACCACCTCCATCCTCGCGCGCAGCCCCAAGGCCAACGCTCCAATCTACTGCGCCACCAAGGCCGCCCTGCACAGCCTCACGTGCAGCCTGCGCTACCAGCTTGCGCCACGCGGTATACGCATGATCGAACTCGTTCCGCCGTTAGTCGACACGGAGATGACGAGGGGAAGAGACGAGGGAAAGAAACTCTCGCCGAGTCAGGTGGCCCGGGCTGCCGTCGCGGGCCTGGAGGCCGACCGGGACAGAATCCTCATAGGTCGCGCGCGTCAGGCCGAGTGGCTGGGACGCCTTGCGCCCGGATTGCTGGCCCGGAAGATGATGCGAGCTTGAGAAATGCGAACTAGCCCTGATCTGTCCTACCGCGTCGCGAGAAAACGCGTCAGAGTGCGTGATTCGGGGTCGCGCACAGGCCGTGCTCACCGGAGCTTGGGTTTCACCCAAGTGAGGATGAGTGCGGTCGAGTACGACCGCGAAGCGCGTGCTCTGGCGCGAGCCAAAGGCGGTTTTCGCCGAGGCGGTAAGACAGATCAGGGCTGGCCCTGGGGATTCTCGCTGAGGAACTGCACCATCTTTGGGGCGATGATGTCGCGGAGAGCGGAAAGAGCGTTCATGGGGCGGATCATCACGTCCAGGTTCTGCAGCTCACCGCGCTCGTTCAAAGTGATGAGATCGATGCCCTGGAGATTCGTCTCGCCGACATGCCCGTGGAATTCGAGCGCGATTTCGCTTTTGCCCCGCGAGTCGTCGTGCCATTCGCGGTGGTAGGTGAAGTCTTCGATCGTGTGGATGATCAGACCCAGCAGATGGTGGACGATCGCGCGTCCCCTCAGCTTGTCCCAGTAGGGCGGCGCACCCATCGTCACGTCTTGCGCGAGAATCCGCTCGAGGGCGGCGAGAT
Protein-coding sequences here:
- a CDS encoding helix-turn-helix transcriptional regulator, giving the protein MSKFVHAFIASAPAEWLRQNGGLPDAVSAEALASPVGVPIEHQRLMLREVVQRGGEQALFALPAVFPDTTDQPLLFVMLNSRDVDDFIDKEQRFGRFIHSDHGVRVLQRAERMIELQHFARSGAPLREESLLVLAIHLQMFQLLGCRGLTACLPGSQEPEKLVYSEDAVAQQFPAGDSGRWRMEYREFHARREPMKGLDELLVRSSAPTNLEAGVDASVRVERVVRTDLAHRWTVAEVARLLFTSTRTLQRELSASGTSFSRLLDALRIEVASELLADPARSVTEVGYICGFSDSAHFSRRFKANKGAAPQVWRATQRS
- a CDS encoding SDR family NAD(P)-dependent oxidoreductase is translated as MRIADKRILVTGGTTGIGWALARALLEHGARVFLCGRDPARLDRALERLPGALGAVCDIGHAGGLPALLENAVCELGGLDLLVNNAGLQQSLDFTEGAETFSETYAEPEAFERLRREISVNFTGPAQLIYLALPHLLRGEEPAVVNTTSILARSPKANAPIYCATKAALHSLTCSLRYQLAPRGIRMIELVPPLVDTEMTRGRDEGKKLSPSQVARAAVAGLEADRDRILIGRARQAEWLGRLAPGLLARKMMRA